In Campylobacter vicugnae, a genomic segment contains:
- a CDS encoding carbonic anhydrase, producing MEENFIEHKELFEHLGNKQTPHTLFIGCSDSRVVPNLITNTLPGELFVVRNIANIVPHYRLVDEYLATTAAIEYAIYTLGIKNIIVCGHSNCGGCEALYQSDEKLAKTPIVRRWLMIIDDIKKEVLKDKDISPAKRAWVTERLNIINSLQNIMTFPGVIERLKSGELKLFGWHYIIETGEVYNYDDRIKSFKLLEKSIDYDKIYSQIFTDF from the coding sequence ATGGAGGAGAACTTCATAGAACACAAAGAGCTGTTTGAACACTTAGGCAACAAGCAGACGCCCCATACACTATTTATTGGGTGTTCGGATTCAAGAGTTGTACCAAATTTGATCACAAATACACTTCCAGGTGAGCTGTTTGTGGTACGAAATATAGCAAATATTGTCCCGCATTATAGACTCGTAGATGAGTATCTAGCCACTACTGCAGCTATTGAATATGCTATATATACTTTAGGAATCAAAAATATAATAGTCTGTGGCCATAGCAATTGTGGAGGCTGTGAGGCGCTGTATCAAAGTGATGAAAAATTAGCCAAAACGCCTATTGTTAGGCGATGGCTAATGATAATAGATGATATCAAAAAAGAGGTTTTAAAGGATAAAGATATCTCTCCGGCCAAAAGAGCGTGGGTAACAGAGCGACTAAATATCATAAATTCTCTTCAAAATATAATGACATTTCCAGGCGTGATAGAGAGGTTAAAGAGCGGCGAGCTAAAGCTTTTTGGCTGGCACTATATAATAGAGACCGGAGAGGTCTATAACTATGATGATAGAATAAAGAGTTTTAAACTATTAGAAAAGAGCATTGATTATGACAAAATTTACTCTCAAATTTTTACTGATTTTTAG
- a CDS encoding replication/maintenance protein RepL: MENINLYKSIMCTIIGAKKSQIIEFIISNLDDNKRFKYTIKELCDELNISKPTAIETINLLLEKRVLKKIKNGLYQLNI; encoded by the coding sequence TTGGAAAATATCAATCTATATAAGAGTATTATGTGCACTATTATAGGGGCAAAAAAATCACAAATTATAGAGTTTATTATCAGCAATTTAGATGATAATAAAAGATTTAAATATACGATAAAAGAGCTATGCGATGAACTAAATATCAGCAAACCAACAGCCATAGAAACTATAAATTTATTACTTGAAAAACGCGTATTAAAAAAGATAAAAAATGGGCTATATCAGTTAAATATTTAA
- a CDS encoding isochorismatase family protein encodes MNLVLVIDIQEKLAPVMSDAEELVANSLKFLQIAKELGLRVIATEQYTKGLGETLKSLDSFIDEKFQKMEFSAYNAIKDELKGAQNIYIIGIEAHICVYQTTLDLIKNGYNVTLIDECISSRDPKNKTLAYANLKDVKVKPLEMVAFELLQTAQHPSFKAISKLIK; translated from the coding sequence ATGAATTTGGTTTTGGTTATAGATATTCAAGAGAAATTAGCTCCAGTTATGAGTGACGCAGAAGAGTTAGTAGCAAATTCGTTAAAGTTTTTACAAATTGCTAAAGAGCTTGGCTTAAGAGTTATTGCAACTGAGCAATATACTAAAGGTCTTGGAGAGACTTTAAAGAGTTTAGATAGTTTTATAGATGAAAAGTTTCAAAAGATGGAATTTAGTGCTTATAATGCTATAAAAGATGAGCTAAAAGGGGCGCAAAATATCTATATAATAGGCATTGAAGCTCATATATGTGTATATCAAACAACCTTAGATTTAATAAAAAATGGCTATAATGTTACCTTAATTGATGAGTGCATTAGCTCAAGAGATCCAAAAAATAAAACCCTAGCCTATGCAAATTTAAAAGATGTAAAAGTTAAACCACTTGAGATGGTGGCGTTTGAATTGCTTCAAACTGCACAGCACCCAAGCTTTAAAGCTATATCAAAATTAATAAAATAA
- the prfA gene encoding peptide chain release factor 1: MLAQKLQPFIDRFSEIESLLSDPSVISDISRMTELSKEQRNLEPIKEASDRYLHILSSIEENRELLGDAELGDLAKEELKILEPALEELENEIRILLIPKDPNDDKNIFLELRAGTGGDEAALFVGDLANAYMRYTEQRGYKFEIVSSSEGSAGGFKEIILLIKGEGAYSRLKFEGGTHRVQRVPETESQGRVHTSAITVAVMPEVQDSEIIINENDLKIDVMRSSGHGGQSVNTTDSAVRITHKPTGLVVVNQDGKSQHKNKEAAMKVLKARLYEMQEKERLAAQSQERKDQVGTGDRSGRIRTYNYPQNRISDHRINLTLYRLDAIMAGGLFDEIIDPLIADHQASAIASAGL; the protein is encoded by the coding sequence ATGCTCGCACAAAAATTACAACCATTCATAGATCGTTTTAGCGAGATTGAGAGCTTGCTAAGCGATCCATCAGTCATCAGTGATATATCTCGTATGACTGAACTCTCCAAAGAACAAAGAAATTTAGAACCAATAAAAGAAGCTAGTGATAGATATCTTCATATTTTATCAAGTATTGAAGAGAATCGTGAGCTTTTAGGTGATGCTGAGCTAGGAGATCTAGCTAAAGAAGAGTTAAAAATCCTTGAACCTGCTCTTGAAGAGTTAGAAAATGAGATTAGAATTTTACTTATCCCAAAAGATCCAAACGATGATAAAAATATATTTTTAGAACTTAGAGCAGGTACTGGTGGAGATGAAGCAGCGCTATTTGTTGGTGATTTAGCAAATGCGTATATGCGTTATACCGAGCAAAGAGGATATAAATTTGAAATTGTTAGCTCTAGCGAGGGAAGTGCTGGCGGATTTAAAGAGATTATTTTGCTAATTAAAGGCGAAGGTGCATACTCAAGACTTAAATTTGAAGGCGGAACTCATAGAGTTCAGCGTGTGCCTGAGACAGAATCTCAAGGTAGAGTACATACATCTGCTATCACAGTAGCAGTAATGCCAGAGGTGCAAGATAGCGAGATAATTATCAATGAAAATGATCTTAAAATCGATGTAATGCGTAGTAGTGGTCATGGTGGTCAAAGTGTAAATACTACCGATTCAGCTGTAAGAATCACTCATAAGCCAACTGGTCTAGTAGTAGTCAATCAAGATGGCAAAAGTCAGCATAAAAACAAAGAAGCTGCAATGAAGGTTTTAAAAGCTAGATTATATGAAATGCAAGAAAAAGAGCGTCTAGCAGCCCAAAGTCAAGAGAGAAAAGATCAAGTCGGAACAGGTGATAGAAGTGGTAGAATTCGCACTTATAACTATCCACAAAATAGAATTAGCGATCATAGAATAAACTTAACCCTATATAGACTTGATGCGATTATGGCTGGTGGGCTATTTGATGAGATTATAGATCCTCTCATAGCTGATCATCAAGCAAGTGCGATAGCAAGTGCTGGGCTATAA
- the rpsT gene encoding 30S ribosomal protein S20 produces MANHKSAEKRARQTIKRTERNRFYRTRLKNLTKAVRVAVANNDKEAALSALKDVNKSFHSFVSKGFLKKETASRKVSRLAKLVNTLAA; encoded by the coding sequence ATGGCAAATCATAAATCTGCTGAAAAAAGAGCAAGACAAACCATTAAAAGAACAGAAAGAAATAGATTCTACCGCACAAGACTTAAAAATTTAACAAAAGCGGTAAGAGTTGCAGTAGCTAACAACGATAAAGAAGCAGCATTATCAGCATTAAAAGATGTAAATAAAAGCTTCCACAGCTTTGTAAGCAAAGGCTTCCTTAAAAAAGAAACAGCTTCTAGAAAAGTTAGCCGTTTAGCAAAATTAGTAAATACATTAGCTGCGTAA
- a CDS encoding exodeoxyribonuclease III: MRLISWNVNGLRAVVNKNGFEWLRDFGVDYIGLQEIKAKDVQIPKEIYNLGFDNIVLNSAQKAGYSGVMSMAKFGYESNKCRFFEDSEGRVLEHRFGNIVLFNIYFPNGQQGDDRLEYKMAFYDKFLEYIKELNASGLEIIFCGDVNTAHREIDLKNPKANSKTSGFLPVERAWIDRVIEAGFIDTFRYIKGDKIDAYSWWSYRFNARAKNVGWRIDYFFISKGLKDKLKDAFILNEIEGSDHCPVGIDIDL; encoded by the coding sequence TTGAGACTGATTTCGTGGAATGTAAATGGCCTAAGGGCTGTGGTGAATAAAAACGGCTTTGAGTGGCTTAGAGATTTTGGTGTTGATTATATAGGATTGCAAGAGATAAAGGCTAAAGATGTTCAGATTCCAAAAGAGATTTATAATCTTGGCTTTGATAATATTGTTTTAAATTCGGCTCAAAAAGCAGGCTATTCAGGCGTGATGAGTATGGCTAAATTTGGGTATGAAAGTAATAAGTGTAGATTTTTTGAAGATAGTGAAGGTAGGGTATTAGAGCATAGATTTGGCAATATTGTGCTATTTAATATCTATTTTCCCAATGGCCAACAAGGCGATGATAGATTAGAGTATAAGATGGCTTTTTATGATAAATTTTTAGAGTATATTAAAGAGCTAAATGCAAGTGGATTAGAGATAATTTTTTGTGGCGATGTAAATACTGCACATCGTGAAATTGATTTGAAAAACCCAAAAGCAAATTCCAAAACTAGCGGCTTTTTACCTGTGGAGCGTGCGTGGATTGATAGAGTTATAGAGGCTGGATTTATAGATACTTTTCGCTATATTAAGGGAGATAAGATAGATGCATATTCGTGGTGGAGCTATAGATTTAATGCTCGTGCAAAAAATGTAGGCTGGAGAATTGATTACTTTTTTATCTCTAAAGGGTTAAAAGATAAGCTAAAAGATGCTTTTATTTTAAATGAGATAGAAGGTAGCGATCATTGTCCGGTAGGAATTGATATTGATTTATAG
- a CDS encoding sensor domain-containing phosphodiesterase has protein sequence MTINILKFIMLFFTLACLYFIIATGQILLKTDKRLYDFAELKRLNEELYLQIDLQNIHTTIEDSEKSINQINAILDQITSNFIITKLFYKIDHLLLLEDLNSKIKKRIDIIRDYYVIRQDISTNLIELNKNLPKTTNIVEMSKAYALLINSRFMDNFDRNKFDLYLTKLIGLPQSTFDYQFLSIIQHVNDNLITIPNLKIQNDSLHIDRVINQLLEHSIEHFNSALYALIGSSAFLLIIVTAAVTKNGILSLQNRTNKIKLKQLKYLIDNNPNQIIILDKFGKISSVNNAFINSTSFNVDKIIGKELASLNMNMQGIDIFDEISQSKEVKSYNEFVSKSSDGILIYEDIVAIPMLDEFNDINGAIILKRDITKERLISKELNFKNAQLQESSNIDNLTGLKNLSALNDAIKNNQDGVLIYLMITDFANLRFFYRSNLIDMIFVAIANSIKLAISTYKIDAQAYRMQLDEFCIWYKGNNIKKDVKYILEYFKSKNITIQTDGGFEILPNISITMGVSSNDDKPNLNRLIQAILAAQEAKEKELNLSFYSHDNMIEKSYQKNATITRLIQYALNENRVIVECQGIFDIRTSKPKISSYEILIRILDQQNQIHYPNEFLSVAKLTSLYLALTKQVINRTFELLDRFGDKKRFSINLSSVDMMNEPVKNLFLQKLSLCSHPQNLTIEILESEGVDDYDAINPFIQEIKNYGCKLSLDDFGSGYSNYYRMLELNIDYIKIDGSIISKLPFDKNAQSVVMTIVDFAKRQGYETVAEFVSTPQILEIIKELGIDYAQGYLLARPVLPNNIE, from the coding sequence AGAAGATAGCGAAAAAAGCATTAATCAAATCAATGCTATATTAGATCAAATTACATCAAATTTTATCATCACAAAGCTATTTTACAAGATTGATCATCTATTATTACTAGAAGATTTAAACTCCAAAATAAAAAAACGAATCGATATAATAAGAGACTACTATGTAATCCGTCAAGATATATCTACAAACCTAATAGAACTCAATAAAAATTTACCAAAAACAACCAATATAGTAGAGATGAGTAAGGCTTATGCATTATTGATAAACTCAAGATTTATGGATAATTTTGATAGAAATAAGTTTGATCTATATCTTACTAAACTCATTGGGCTACCACAATCAACATTTGATTATCAATTTTTAAGTATAATCCAGCATGTAAATGACAATCTAATCACAATTCCAAATTTAAAAATTCAAAATGATAGTTTGCATATTGATCGTGTTATCAATCAGCTCTTAGAGCATTCGATTGAGCATTTTAACTCTGCTTTATACGCACTTATTGGTAGTTCAGCATTTTTATTAATTATAGTTACTGCAGCTGTGACTAAAAATGGAATTTTAAGTTTGCAAAATAGAACAAATAAAATTAAGCTAAAACAGCTAAAATATCTCATTGATAACAATCCAAATCAGATAATAATTTTAGATAAATTTGGAAAAATATCAAGCGTCAATAATGCATTTATAAATTCAACTAGCTTTAATGTAGATAAAATCATAGGCAAAGAGCTAGCCTCATTAAATATGAATATGCAAGGGATTGATATATTTGATGAGATTAGCCAAAGCAAAGAGGTTAAATCATATAATGAGTTTGTTAGCAAATCTAGTGATGGAATCTTAATCTATGAAGATATAGTAGCTATTCCTATGCTAGATGAGTTTAACGATATAAATGGCGCTATAATACTCAAGCGAGATATAACCAAAGAAAGATTAATTAGCAAAGAGTTAAATTTCAAAAATGCTCAATTACAAGAGAGTTCAAATATAGATAATCTCACCGGATTAAAAAATCTCTCAGCCCTAAATGATGCTATAAAAAATAATCAAGATGGCGTGTTAATTTATCTAATGATTACAGATTTTGCAAATTTAAGATTTTTCTACCGCTCAAATTTGATCGATATGATATTTGTTGCCATTGCTAACTCAATAAAACTCGCTATTAGCACCTATAAGATTGATGCACAAGCCTACAGAATGCAGCTTGATGAGTTTTGCATATGGTATAAAGGCAACAATATCAAAAAAGATGTAAAATATATATTAGAGTATTTTAAATCTAAAAATATCACTATCCAAACAGATGGTGGATTTGAGATCTTGCCAAATATATCAATTACTATGGGGGTAAGCTCTAACGATGATAAGCCAAATTTAAATAGACTTATTCAAGCTATTCTAGCAGCACAAGAAGCTAAAGAAAAAGAGTTAAATTTAAGCTTTTATAGCCATGATAATATGATAGAAAAAAGCTATCAAAAAAATGCCACAATAACAAGATTAATCCAATATGCTTTAAATGAAAATAGAGTAATTGTAGAGTGTCAAGGAATATTTGATATTAGAACATCTAAGCCAAAAATCAGCTCATATGAGATTTTAATCCGTATCTTAGATCAACAAAATCAAATTCACTACCCAAATGAGTTTTTAAGTGTAGCCAAGCTTACATCGCTATATCTAGCACTTACTAAGCAAGTTATAAATAGAACTTTTGAGCTTTTAGATAGATTTGGAGATAAAAAGAGATTTTCTATAAATCTCTCAAGTGTAGATATGATGAACGAACCAGTTAAAAATTTATTCTTACAAAAGCTTAGCCTATGCTCTCATCCACAAAATTTAACCATAGAGATCTTAGAGAGCGAAGGTGTAGATGATTATGATGCGATCAATCCATTTATACAAGAGATTAAAAATTATGGCTGCAAACTTAGCCTTGATGATTTTGGTAGTGGATATTCAAACTATTATAGAATGCTTGAATTAAATATAGATTATATAAAAATAGATGGCTCTATCATCTCTAAATTACCATTTGATAAAAATGCTCAAAGTGTGGTAATGACTATTGTAGATTTTGCAAAAAGACAAGGATATGAGACTGTAGCTGAGTTTGTCTCTACTCCACAAATTTTAGAAATTATCAAAGAGTTAGGTATAGATTATGCTCAAGGCTATCTATTAGCAAGACCAGTCTTGCCAAATAATATAGAATAA
- a CDS encoding manganese efflux pump MntP: MELLLLAIALSMDSAALSIANGARCLNLTLFKISKIAFIYGFFQAFMLLIGYFLGLEFIKYVEFIDHYIAFLILVILGAKMIKDSKNQDTLECSIDLSLKLLIIGAIATSIDALAVGVALSFEGGSIVFSSAIVGLVCFIICIGAVYIGRYLGETLEKKALILGGILLIAIGFKILISHLFDLNI; encoded by the coding sequence ATGGAGCTTTTGCTTTTAGCCATTGCTTTATCTATGGATAGCGCAGCTCTTAGCATTGCAAATGGTGCAAGATGTCTAAATTTAACTTTATTTAAAATCAGTAAAATTGCCTTTATTTATGGATTTTTTCAAGCTTTTATGCTGCTTATTGGCTACTTTTTGGGGCTTGAGTTTATTAAGTATGTAGAGTTTATTGATCACTATATAGCGTTTTTGATTTTAGTTATTTTGGGTGCCAAGATGATTAAGGATTCAAAAAATCAAGATACCTTAGAGTGCAGTATAGATTTAAGCTTAAAGCTATTAATTATTGGTGCAATAGCTACTAGTATCGATGCGTTAGCTGTGGGCGTAGCGCTTAGCTTTGAGGGTGGTAGCATAGTTTTTAGTTCGGCTATTGTGGGATTGGTTTGCTTTATTATCTGTATCGGTGCTGTTTATATCGGTAGATATCTTGGAGAGACTTTAGAAAAAAAGGCGCTAATTTTAGGTGGAATTTTGCTTATAGCTATTGGATTTAAAATCTTAATATCTCATCTTTTTGATTTAAATATTTAA
- a CDS encoding mechanosensitive ion channel family protein — protein sequence MTKFTLKFLLIFSIFSGYCFANELILSVEKIVSLNSQMSIIYEQNRDKNSTDMQDFEILNSDKKDIISKLPALITSSTDFNQTALKSYITELERELIKYKPGSNHYISIELDRASKDLDLIFYMALSQISIAFRDYDKSPENAIIDAITKIQISNYQDLKTLKSNLNSHEFDLSFKQIEIKRYTYDEILNYLKDNAQLFASNFILTGLNLRQTISHINHYTNSRDYDLNFGKITMIAAVCIFFFLLPKLVSLIIFRIFLILLSRSRQVAVEFKEQFVAGIKTPINLFFVVYALELSLTIAYYPATISISLVNYFTIAYTIIIAWFMLGILDGYGIVLLSKIAQKSGRKEIINLIIKIMYFIVIIITILIILSKLGFDISTLIASLGIGGLAVALATKDIIANFFASILLLFDSSFSQGDWIVCGDVEGTVVEIGLRKTTIRTFDNALVFVPNSKIMSENIKNWNRRKVGRQIKMHVGLSYTTSKQSIQNCINDIKEMLLNHPGIAKSGIDSALNNQDARIKYRQSIVSMDDLNGYKNNLFVVLDEFGDSSINILIYCFSKSVVWGEFLATKEDVMLKIMEIVEKYDDASFAFPSQSLYIESMPKIQIYKGESDVK from the coding sequence ATGACAAAATTTACTCTCAAATTTTTACTGATTTTTAGTATTTTTAGTGGATACTGCTTTGCTAATGAGCTGATTTTAAGCGTAGAAAAGATAGTTTCGCTCAACTCTCAAATGAGTATAATATATGAGCAAAATAGAGATAAAAATAGCACAGATATGCAAGATTTTGAGATTTTAAATAGCGATAAAAAAGATATTATATCTAAGCTTCCGGCACTCATTACAAGTAGCACAGATTTTAACCAAACGGCTCTAAAATCATATATCACAGAGCTAGAGCGTGAGCTAATAAAGTATAAGCCCGGCTCAAATCACTATATAAGCATAGAGCTAGATAGGGCCTCAAAAGATCTAGATCTGATATTTTATATGGCTTTATCGCAAATTAGCATAGCTTTTAGAGATTATGATAAATCCCCTGAAAATGCCATTATAGACGCTATTACAAAGATTCAAATTTCAAACTATCAAGATTTAAAAACATTAAAATCAAATTTAAATAGCCATGAATTTGACCTAAGTTTTAAGCAGATAGAGATTAAACGCTACACCTATGATGAAATTTTAAACTATTTAAAAGATAATGCTCAGCTTTTTGCTAGTAATTTTATCCTTACAGGATTAAACCTACGACAGACTATAAGTCATATAAACCACTACACCAACTCACGAGACTATGATCTAAATTTTGGAAAAATTACGATGATAGCAGCAGTTTGTATATTTTTCTTTTTACTACCAAAGCTGGTATCTTTAATAATTTTTAGAATTTTCTTAATCTTGCTTTCTCGCTCAAGGCAGGTGGCAGTGGAGTTTAAAGAGCAGTTTGTAGCCGGTATTAAAACGCCTATTAATCTATTTTTTGTAGTTTATGCACTTGAGCTTTCCCTTACCATAGCCTACTATCCAGCCACCATTAGTATAAGTTTGGTTAATTACTTTACTATAGCTTATACCATTATAATTGCTTGGTTTATGCTTGGGATTTTAGATGGTTATGGCATAGTTTTGCTCTCTAAAATAGCACAAAAATCAGGGCGAAAAGAGATTATAAATTTAATTATTAAGATAATGTATTTTATCGTCATTATAATTACGATTTTAATTATTTTAAGCAAACTTGGCTTTGATATTAGCACACTTATTGCATCTTTGGGGATTGGGGGTCTTGCTGTTGCCCTTGCTACAAAGGATATAATCGCAAATTTCTTTGCTTCCATACTGCTGCTTTTTGATAGCTCTTTTAGTCAGGGCGACTGGATAGTGTGTGGAGATGTGGAAGGAACTGTGGTTGAAATAGGGCTTAGAAAGACTACCATTAGGACATTTGATAACGCTTTAGTATTTGTGCCAAACTCAAAGATAATGAGCGAAAATATAAAAAACTGGAACCGTAGAAAGGTAGGCAGACAGATTAAAATGCATGTAGGCTTAAGCTATACTACATCTAAACAAAGCATACAAAACTGTATAAACGATATAAAAGAGATGTTACTAAATCACCCTGGAATTGCTAAAAGCGGTATAGATAGCGCTTTAAATAATCAAGATGCACGCATAAAATATCGCCAAAGTATAGTCTCAATGGATGATCTAAATGGGTATAAAAATAATCTTTTTGTAGTGCTTGATGAGTTTGGTGATAGCTCCATAAATATCTTAATATACTGTTTTAGCAAAAGTGTTGTATGGGGTGAGTTCTTAGCCACCAAAGAAGATGTAATGCTAAAAATTATGGAAATTGTAGAAAAATATGATGATGCAAGCTTTGCCTTCCCAAGTCAAAGCCTATATATAGAATCAATGCCAAAAATTCAAATTTACAAAGGAGAAAGTGATGTCAAATAG